From Acidothermus cellulolyticus 11B, a single genomic window includes:
- a CDS encoding ATP-dependent Clp protease ATP-binding subunit: MFERFTDRARRVVVLAQEEARMLNHNYIGTEHILLGLIHEGEGVAAKALESLGISLEGVRQQVEEIIGQGQQAPSGHIPFTPRAKKVLELSLREALQLGHNYIGTEHILLGLIREGEGVAAQVLVKLGADLNRVRQQVIQLLSGYQGKAEATAGGPAEGTQSTSLVLDQFGRNLTQAAREGKLDPVIGREKEIERVMQVLSRRTKNNPVLVGEPGVGKTAIVEGLAQAIVKGEVPETLKDKQLYTLDLGALVAGSRYRGDFEERLKKVLKEIRTRGDIVLFIDELHTLVGAGAAEGAIDAASILKPMLARGELQTIGATTLDEYRKHLEKDAALERRFQPIQVNEPSLAHTIEILKGLRDRYESHHKVTITDGALVAAAQLADRYISDRFLPDKAIDLIDEAGSRLRIRRMTAPPDLREFDEKIAAVRREKESAIDAQDFEKAAALRDKEKQLLAAKAQREREWKAGDMDVVAEVDEDLIAEVLSAATGIPVFKLTEEETARLLRMEEELHKRVIGQDEAIKALSQAIRRTRAGLKDPKRPGGSFIFAGPSGVGKTELSKALAEFLFGDEDSLIQLDMSEFMEKHTVSRLFGSPPGYVGYDEGGQLTEKVRRKPFSVVLFDEVEKAHPDIFNSLLQILEDGRLTDAQGRVVDFKNTVIIMTTNLGTRDIAKGFNMGFSKENDTQGSYERMRAKVQDELKQHFRPEFLNRVDDIIVFHQLTEDEIVKIVDLMIAKVDERLRDRDMSIELTPAAKALLAQKGYDPVLGARPLRRTIQRLVEDPVSEKILFGELRPGHIIVVDAENVGTPDARLTFRGEPKPAAVPETAVVGSEPEQPTTNR; encoded by the coding sequence ATGTTCGAGCGGTTCACCGACCGAGCCCGGCGAGTGGTTGTGCTCGCGCAAGAAGAAGCGCGCATGCTCAACCACAATTACATCGGCACTGAACACATCCTTCTTGGCCTGATTCATGAAGGTGAGGGAGTCGCCGCAAAGGCGCTGGAGAGCCTCGGCATCTCCCTGGAGGGTGTCCGCCAGCAGGTCGAAGAGATCATCGGCCAGGGGCAGCAGGCGCCTTCCGGTCACATCCCGTTCACGCCGAGAGCCAAGAAGGTTCTCGAACTCAGCCTCCGCGAGGCGCTGCAGCTCGGCCACAACTACATCGGCACCGAGCACATCCTGCTCGGCCTGATCCGGGAAGGTGAGGGAGTCGCCGCCCAGGTTCTGGTCAAGCTGGGCGCCGACCTCAACCGGGTCCGCCAGCAGGTCATCCAATTGCTCTCCGGTTACCAGGGCAAGGCGGAGGCGACTGCCGGAGGCCCGGCGGAGGGCACTCAGTCGACGTCCCTCGTTCTCGATCAATTCGGCCGCAACCTCACGCAGGCGGCCCGCGAGGGCAAGCTCGACCCGGTGATCGGACGGGAGAAGGAAATCGAGCGGGTCATGCAGGTGCTCTCCCGGCGTACCAAGAACAATCCGGTTCTCGTCGGTGAGCCCGGCGTCGGCAAGACGGCCATCGTCGAGGGGCTGGCTCAGGCGATCGTCAAGGGCGAGGTGCCGGAGACCCTGAAAGACAAGCAGCTGTACACGCTCGACCTGGGTGCGCTGGTCGCCGGCAGCCGGTACCGCGGCGATTTCGAGGAGCGGCTCAAGAAGGTGCTCAAAGAGATCCGCACCCGCGGCGACATCGTCCTGTTCATCGATGAGCTGCACACCCTCGTCGGCGCCGGCGCCGCCGAGGGTGCGATTGACGCGGCCTCCATCCTCAAGCCGATGCTGGCCCGCGGCGAGCTGCAGACCATCGGGGCGACGACGCTCGATGAGTACCGCAAGCACCTGGAGAAGGACGCCGCCCTCGAGCGGCGGTTCCAGCCGATCCAGGTCAATGAGCCGTCACTAGCGCACACCATCGAAATTCTGAAGGGCCTGCGTGATCGGTACGAGAGTCACCACAAGGTCACCATCACCGACGGCGCCCTGGTCGCGGCCGCGCAGTTGGCTGACCGGTACATCTCGGACCGCTTCCTGCCGGACAAGGCCATCGACCTCATCGATGAGGCCGGGTCACGGCTGCGGATCCGCCGGATGACCGCGCCGCCGGACCTGCGGGAATTCGACGAGAAAATCGCCGCGGTTCGGCGCGAGAAAGAGAGCGCGATCGACGCGCAGGATTTCGAGAAGGCCGCGGCGCTCCGCGACAAAGAAAAGCAGCTCCTTGCCGCGAAGGCGCAGCGGGAGCGGGAGTGGAAAGCCGGTGACATGGACGTCGTCGCGGAGGTCGACGAGGACCTCATCGCCGAGGTTCTCTCCGCGGCCACCGGGATTCCGGTCTTCAAGCTCACCGAAGAGGAGACGGCCCGGCTCCTGCGGATGGAAGAAGAGCTGCACAAGCGGGTGATCGGCCAAGACGAGGCCATCAAGGCGCTGTCGCAGGCGATCCGGCGTACCCGCGCCGGGTTGAAAGACCCGAAGCGGCCGGGTGGTTCGTTCATCTTCGCCGGACCATCCGGGGTTGGGAAGACCGAGCTCTCCAAGGCGCTCGCCGAATTCCTGTTTGGTGACGAGGATTCGCTCATCCAGTTGGACATGAGCGAATTCATGGAGAAGCACACGGTGTCGCGGCTCTTCGGTTCCCCGCCTGGATATGTCGGGTACGACGAGGGCGGGCAGCTGACCGAGAAGGTGCGCCGCAAGCCGTTCTCCGTCGTCCTCTTCGACGAGGTGGAGAAGGCCCACCCGGACATTTTCAATTCGCTCCTGCAAATTCTCGAGGACGGACGCCTCACCGACGCCCAGGGGCGGGTCGTCGATTTCAAGAACACGGTCATCATCATGACGACCAACCTCGGCACCCGCGACATCGCCAAGGGCTTCAACATGGGGTTCTCCAAGGAGAACGACACCCAAGGCAGTTACGAGCGGATGCGGGCCAAGGTGCAGGACGAATTGAAGCAGCACTTCCGGCCCGAATTCCTCAACCGGGTGGACGACATCATCGTCTTCCACCAGCTCACCGAGGACGAGATCGTCAAGATCGTCGACTTGATGATCGCGAAGGTGGACGAACGGCTGCGCGATCGCGACATGTCCATCGAGCTCACCCCGGCGGCGAAGGCGCTCCTCGCCCAGAAGGGGTACGACCCGGTGCTCGGCGCACGGCCGTTGCGGCGGACCATCCAGCGCCTGGTCGAGGATCCGGTCAGCGAGAAGATTCTCTTCGGTGAATTGCGGCCCGGTCACATCATCGTGGTCGATGCGGAGAACGTGGGGACGCCGGACGCCCGGCTCACCTTCCGCGGCGAACCGAAGCCGGCCGCCGTGCCGGAGACCGCGGTGGTTGGCTCCGAGCCGGAGCAACCGACGACGAACCGCTGA
- a CDS encoding A/G-specific adenine glycosylase encodes MRRNTPAQTRPGAASTRLITGSAGPDPRGRRAALSDLTQAPAQRVVHRVLAWYRRHGRRDLPWRRSDVTPWQVLVSEVMLQQTPVSRVLPVYAVWTARWPTPQSLAAATPADAVRAWGRLGYPRRALWLHQAARAIVDRFGGIVPDEPGVLATLPGIGRYTAAAVAAFAYRRRVAVLDTNVRRVLARFLTGVPHPTGTPRAAEHRSLDALLPKNADRAAQFSVALMELGALICTSRSPGCARCPLTTDCAWHRAGRPAGTRRPRAPYTGSDRQARGALLAALREYPHPVSTADLARAWPDPTQRRRALASLVSDGLVSCAPGGRYQLGPATADAT; translated from the coding sequence GTGCGAAGGAACACTCCCGCCCAGACCCGGCCGGGCGCCGCTTCGACCCGGCTCATCACGGGGAGCGCGGGTCCAGACCCACGAGGCAGGCGTGCGGCTTTATCGGATCTGACGCAGGCTCCGGCGCAGCGCGTGGTCCACCGGGTGCTCGCGTGGTACCGCCGGCACGGCCGCCGCGACCTGCCATGGCGTCGGTCGGACGTGACGCCCTGGCAGGTCCTCGTGAGCGAGGTGATGCTGCAGCAAACGCCGGTCAGCCGCGTACTGCCGGTTTACGCGGTGTGGACGGCCCGGTGGCCGACGCCGCAATCGCTGGCCGCCGCCACTCCAGCGGACGCCGTGCGGGCGTGGGGCCGGCTCGGTTATCCGCGACGCGCGCTCTGGCTGCACCAAGCGGCACGTGCGATCGTGGATCGGTTCGGTGGGATCGTCCCCGATGAGCCCGGCGTCCTCGCCACGCTCCCGGGAATCGGCCGTTACACCGCGGCGGCGGTCGCCGCGTTCGCCTACCGCCGCCGCGTCGCCGTCCTCGACACGAATGTGCGGCGCGTCCTCGCTCGGTTCCTCACCGGCGTGCCACACCCAACCGGCACTCCCCGGGCCGCCGAGCACCGAAGCCTCGACGCGTTGCTGCCCAAGAATGCCGACCGCGCCGCGCAGTTCTCCGTGGCGCTCATGGAACTCGGCGCGCTCATCTGCACCAGCCGCAGCCCCGGCTGTGCCCGCTGTCCCCTCACCACGGACTGCGCGTGGCACCGGGCCGGTCGGCCAGCCGGCACACGCCGACCCCGGGCGCCGTACACCGGCAGCGATCGGCAGGCCCGTGGCGCGCTCCTGGCGGCGCTTCGGGAATACCCGCATCCCGTCAGCACCGCGGACCTGGCCCGCGCCTGGCCGGACCCAACCCAGCGCAGGCGGGCGCTGGCCAGCCTTGTGTCCGATGGGCTCGTGTCCTGCGCACCGGGAGGCCGCTACCAGCTCGGGCCGGCAACAGCCGATGCGACGTAG
- a CDS encoding chemotaxis protein CheB: MTTARDAEPLPAGVLLVEDSGVERRFLRTALSAEPGVAVVGEARNARDALALVDRLRPAAILLDLDLPGETAIELIERVMATSPTPILVYTANRDDDRAARALAAGAVEVVVRPRAGEADRAEYAEAMRREVRVAVRVRVITHPLGKLKARGLGQANGTPAQPPHRTVPAQTIDLVAIGTSTGGPQALAQVLAQLPADFPAAVVVAQHMADGFVDGLAGWLASVCPLPVLIGTPNSRLAPGTVTLAPGGHNLVVRERLRVDIEPPPPTQFHVPGVDPLFLSVAEHVGPRAVGVLLTGMGRDGALGLKAMHDAGAVTIGQDEESSAVWGMPGAAVALGAVQRQLPLWEIPSVLVALVRGDDTGGAP, from the coding sequence GTGACGACTGCGCGTGACGCTGAGCCCCTGCCCGCCGGTGTGCTGCTCGTCGAGGACTCGGGGGTCGAGCGGCGTTTCCTGCGGACGGCGTTGAGCGCCGAGCCCGGGGTTGCCGTCGTGGGTGAGGCTCGCAATGCCCGGGACGCGCTCGCGCTGGTCGACCGGCTCAGACCGGCGGCCATTCTGCTCGATCTCGATCTTCCTGGTGAGACGGCAATCGAACTGATCGAACGGGTGATGGCGACGTCGCCGACGCCGATCCTCGTGTACACCGCCAACCGGGACGACGACCGGGCGGCGCGCGCTCTCGCGGCCGGCGCGGTCGAGGTGGTGGTCCGGCCCCGCGCGGGTGAGGCTGACCGGGCCGAATACGCGGAGGCGATGCGCCGCGAGGTGCGGGTCGCTGTCCGGGTCCGGGTCATCACCCATCCGCTCGGGAAGCTCAAGGCCCGCGGCCTCGGCCAGGCCAACGGCACGCCGGCGCAGCCGCCGCACCGGACCGTGCCGGCGCAGACGATCGACCTGGTCGCAATCGGCACGTCCACCGGGGGTCCGCAGGCGCTTGCGCAGGTGCTCGCGCAGCTGCCGGCCGATTTTCCCGCCGCGGTGGTCGTGGCGCAGCACATGGCGGATGGGTTCGTGGACGGTCTGGCGGGCTGGTTGGCGAGCGTCTGCCCGCTGCCGGTACTCATTGGGACACCGAACAGCCGATTGGCTCCCGGGACGGTCACTCTTGCCCCGGGCGGCCACAACCTCGTCGTCCGGGAACGGCTCCGGGTGGACATCGAGCCGCCGCCGCCGACGCAATTTCACGTTCCCGGCGTTGACCCGCTGTTCCTCAGCGTCGCTGAGCACGTCGGACCACGCGCCGTCGGCGTTCTGCTCACCGGAATGGGCCGGGATGGGGCGCTCGGCCTCAAGGCCATGCACGACGCAGGCGCGGTCACCATTGGCCAGGATGAGGAATCCAGCGCAGTCTGGGGAATGCCCGGCGCCGCGGTGGCGCTGGGCGCGGTGCAGCGGCAGCTGCCGCTGTGGGAGATCCCGAGTGTCCTGGTGGCGTTGGTGCGGGGCGACGACACTGGAGGCGCCCCGTGA
- a CDS encoding CheR family methyltransferase gives MKPTLSDAEFAALAAILEDLTGLVHDEARRDALAFAAAACREAAGIPTFGEFLHLLGSEDGEAVRQRLIDAVTIQETHFFRNPPQIRALRTHVLPELIRTATAADRPLVVWSAGCSTGEEPYTVAMLVRELLPNATPDRIRILGTDISSAALDAARRARYGPRAVQMAEPVDVARWFTRVGEEYVVRDEVRELVEFQRHNLVRDPPPFEPGSVDLLLCRNVTIYFRRQTTKALMRRLHDVLREGGYLFLGHAETLWQMTDAFTLVTLGDAFVYRRLPPEHDGERRILPQRRTGAEPVLTERRRRTDRRSGPAHRARLSAVERAPVRSGAGPRRDGDNGAADLRVPPTAGDARTADYLAEARGALAAGRYQDAVRAAGAVLKAEPLLAEAHVIHGEALVNLGRDAEAVPQLRQAVYLDPDHAPAHLLLAGALERLGEAAAAGRAYRAAAATVRRLPPARVAEFFAGRQAEELAAACLRLAQQAERAAARQRHP, from the coding sequence GTGAAACCCACGCTGAGCGACGCAGAATTCGCCGCGTTGGCGGCGATTCTCGAAGACCTCACCGGCCTGGTGCATGACGAGGCCCGCCGCGACGCGCTTGCCTTCGCGGCAGCGGCCTGCCGGGAGGCCGCCGGTATTCCGACCTTCGGCGAATTCCTGCACCTGCTGGGTTCGGAGGACGGCGAAGCCGTGCGTCAGCGGCTCATCGACGCGGTCACGATCCAAGAGACGCATTTCTTTCGCAATCCACCGCAAATTCGCGCGCTGCGCACCCACGTTCTGCCGGAATTGATCCGGACGGCGACCGCTGCTGACCGGCCGCTCGTCGTCTGGAGCGCGGGGTGCTCGACCGGGGAGGAACCCTACACGGTCGCCATGCTGGTCCGTGAGCTGCTGCCGAATGCGACGCCTGACCGTATTCGCATCCTCGGGACGGACATTTCGTCAGCGGCGTTGGATGCCGCCCGCCGGGCGCGTTATGGCCCGCGTGCGGTGCAAATGGCCGAACCGGTGGACGTCGCCCGCTGGTTCACTCGGGTCGGTGAGGAGTACGTCGTCCGTGACGAGGTCCGTGAGCTCGTGGAATTTCAACGGCATAATCTCGTCCGCGATCCGCCGCCGTTTGAACCGGGCAGTGTCGACCTGCTGCTCTGCCGCAATGTCACCATCTATTTCCGCCGGCAGACCACAAAGGCTTTGATGCGCCGGTTGCATGACGTACTCCGCGAGGGGGGCTATTTGTTCCTTGGCCACGCGGAGACCCTCTGGCAGATGACCGACGCCTTCACCCTCGTCACTCTCGGGGATGCTTTCGTTTATCGGCGGCTGCCGCCGGAGCACGACGGTGAACGACGGATTCTCCCGCAGCGCCGAACCGGTGCAGAGCCGGTGCTGACCGAGCGGCGTCGGCGGACGGACCGGCGGAGCGGACCGGCGCATCGGGCGCGCCTGAGCGCCGTCGAACGCGCACCAGTCCGGTCCGGTGCCGGTCCGCGGCGGGACGGCGACAACGGCGCGGCCGATCTCCGGGTTCCACCGACAGCAGGCGATGCCCGGACCGCGGACTACCTTGCGGAGGCGCGCGGTGCATTGGCCGCCGGCCGGTACCAGGACGCCGTCCGGGCCGCGGGCGCCGTGCTGAAGGCGGAACCGCTGCTGGCCGAAGCGCATGTGATCCACGGTGAAGCGCTGGTGAATCTCGGCCGGGACGCTGAGGCAGTGCCGCAGCTCCGCCAAGCGGTGTACCTGGATCCTGATCACGCGCCGGCGCATCTGTTGCTCGCGGGCGCCCTGGAACGGCTCGGTGAGGCTGCGGCTGCCGGTCGGGCGTATCGGGCGGCCGCAGCGACCGTCCGCCGATTGCCGCCGGCGCGGGTCGCGGAATTCTTTGCCGGCCGGCAGGCGGAGGAGCTTGCCGCCGCGTGCCTCCGGCTTGCCCAGCAGGCGGAGCGGGCCGCGGCCCGCCAGCGGCATCCATAG
- a CDS encoding chemotaxis protein CheW, with protein MSGYVTFQLGSQELACPLHDVREVVRLNRMHTLPGLNAGVSGLLELRGSPLPVVDVRTDAQSRGDVLVLQAETLGVVVDRVTGVITDDVLVPASVRPERLPGYVRDVLVDVTRGEPVLLVDLHALAAVSAG; from the coding sequence GTGAGCGGCTATGTGACGTTCCAGCTCGGTTCGCAGGAACTGGCCTGTCCGTTGCACGACGTGCGGGAAGTCGTCCGCTTGAACCGCATGCACACCCTGCCCGGGCTGAATGCCGGGGTCAGCGGGCTGTTGGAATTGCGTGGCTCCCCCCTCCCCGTGGTTGATGTCCGAACGGACGCGCAGAGCCGTGGTGATGTGCTCGTCTTGCAGGCCGAAACGCTCGGCGTCGTCGTCGATCGAGTGACCGGCGTGATCACCGATGATGTTCTGGTGCCGGCATCGGTGCGGCCCGAACGCCTGCCCGGCTACGTCCGGGACGTTCTGGTTGACGTGACCAGGGGCGAGCCGGTGCTCCTTGTCGACCTGCATGCTCTGGCGGCGGTGAGTGCCGGCTGA
- a CDS encoding lipase maturation factor family protein: MSLHDLAADNSWAARLVLQRGIAAVYVIAFLSGLAQFPALLGERGLLPVPRFVRIAGRRRSPSIFCWHYSDRFFRLLAAAGALIGVTVVAGLPQLGPPWLPAVGFLVMWAIYLSIVNVGQIFYAFGWESLLLEAGFFAAFLGSDSTAPPWPVIYCFRWLVFRLEFGAGMIKMRGDPCWRDFTCLYYHHETQPMPGPFSWYFHRLPKILHRVEVAANHFAQLIVPFGLFAPQPAASIAAAVVIVTQLWLVASGNFAWLNWLTIVLAFSAVDDGFLHLRHAPASSLGPVWWVGVVCAFTALVVVLSYWPTRNLVSRHQLMNAPFNRFHLVNAYGAFGSITRYRDEIVVEGTDADRIDASTSWLEYEFKGKPGTPIRRPRQYAPYHLRLDWLMWFAAMSSPERHPWFVAFLVRLLEGDPATLRLLARNPFPDRPPRYVRALLYRYRFTTWRERRRTGAWWSRELLGTYTLPLALYGLGGTAHARGGDR, from the coding sequence ATGTCTCTCCACGACCTGGCGGCTGACAACTCCTGGGCGGCCCGGCTGGTCCTGCAGCGCGGGATCGCCGCCGTTTACGTCATCGCGTTTCTGTCCGGCCTCGCGCAATTTCCCGCCCTGCTTGGTGAGCGGGGCCTTCTGCCGGTGCCGCGGTTCGTCCGGATCGCCGGCCGGCGACGGTCGCCGAGCATCTTCTGCTGGCACTACTCGGACCGGTTCTTCCGGCTGCTGGCCGCCGCCGGGGCGCTCATCGGTGTCACGGTAGTCGCCGGCTTGCCGCAATTGGGTCCGCCGTGGCTGCCCGCCGTCGGCTTCCTCGTCATGTGGGCGATCTATCTGTCGATCGTCAACGTCGGCCAGATTTTCTATGCGTTCGGCTGGGAGTCCCTGCTGCTCGAAGCCGGCTTCTTCGCGGCCTTTCTCGGCTCCGATTCGACCGCTCCGCCGTGGCCGGTCATCTACTGCTTCCGCTGGCTGGTCTTCCGGCTCGAATTCGGCGCCGGAATGATTAAGATGCGCGGCGATCCGTGTTGGCGGGATTTCACGTGTCTGTATTATCACCACGAGACGCAGCCGATGCCCGGACCGTTCTCGTGGTATTTCCATCGCCTGCCGAAAATCCTGCACCGCGTGGAGGTTGCCGCAAACCATTTCGCCCAACTGATCGTGCCGTTCGGCTTGTTCGCGCCGCAGCCGGCGGCGTCGATCGCGGCCGCGGTGGTCATCGTGACGCAATTGTGGCTGGTGGCCTCCGGCAACTTCGCCTGGTTGAACTGGCTCACCATCGTCCTGGCGTTCTCCGCGGTGGACGACGGTTTTCTCCACCTGCGCCATGCTCCGGCGTCGTCGCTCGGACCGGTGTGGTGGGTCGGTGTGGTCTGCGCCTTCACCGCGCTGGTCGTCGTCCTCAGCTATTGGCCGACCCGGAACCTGGTCTCCCGCCATCAATTGATGAACGCTCCATTCAACCGATTTCACCTGGTCAATGCGTACGGCGCGTTCGGGAGCATCACCCGCTACCGGGATGAAATCGTCGTTGAGGGCACGGACGCCGATCGCATCGACGCGTCCACCTCGTGGTTGGAGTATGAATTCAAAGGCAAGCCCGGTACGCCGATCCGCCGGCCCCGGCAGTACGCGCCGTACCACCTTCGCCTGGACTGGCTGATGTGGTTCGCGGCCATGTCGTCCCCGGAGCGGCACCCGTGGTTCGTCGCCTTTCTCGTCCGCCTCCTGGAGGGTGATCCCGCGACTCTCCGGTTGCTTGCCCGCAATCCGTTTCCGGACCGGCCTCCGCGGTATGTCCGCGCGCTGCTGTACCGCTATCGCTTCACGACGTGGCGGGAGCGCCGCCGCACCGGCGCCTGGTGGTCACGAGAGTTGCTCGGCACCTACACGCTGCCGCTTGCGCTCTACGGTCTTGGCGGTACGGCGCATGCGCGGGGCGGGGACCGGTAG
- the radA gene encoding DNA repair protein RadA, with protein sequence MSRTVYRCVECGWMTPKWLGRCGGCRSWETLQAEEPGRQSRSHRAPPARPAVPIDAVDASTARPLPTGVGEFDRVLGGGLVPGSVVLFAGEPGIGKSTLLLDAAARFTRRHGTALYVTAEESAGQVRARADRIGALAPRLYLAAETSLEAVEAQVAAVHPALLIVDSVQTVCADGVDGTPGGVSQVREVAAAMIRLAKSHQLTVVLIGHVTKDGLIAGPRLLEHAVDVVLSFEGDRTGGLRLLRPAKNRFGTCEDVGCFRLTAGGIEEIPDPSLLFVSGSPSAAPGVCATVAMEGTRPLVTEIQALVAPSAQAVPRRSTAGLDAARVAMTLAVVERRAGVVLAGQDVFVATVGGARIREPAGDLALVLAVASAAADRPLPPGLLAVGEVGLAGEIRPVPGWGRRITEAGRLGFRCVVAPVGVEVPPDGPQVITARDVREALRSVARLGIRSAAVDAALAG encoded by the coding sequence ATGTCGCGAACGGTGTATCGGTGTGTCGAATGCGGGTGGATGACGCCCAAATGGCTGGGGCGCTGCGGTGGTTGCCGATCGTGGGAGACACTGCAGGCCGAGGAGCCGGGGCGGCAATCGCGCAGTCACCGGGCACCGCCGGCACGACCCGCGGTGCCGATTGACGCGGTGGATGCATCCACCGCGCGACCGCTGCCGACCGGGGTCGGTGAATTCGACCGGGTTCTGGGCGGCGGCCTCGTTCCGGGCTCGGTTGTGCTGTTCGCCGGGGAGCCGGGCATCGGCAAATCGACCCTGCTGCTCGATGCCGCGGCGCGGTTCACCCGCCGGCACGGCACAGCGCTGTATGTGACTGCCGAGGAATCGGCCGGCCAGGTGCGGGCGCGCGCCGATCGGATCGGTGCGCTGGCACCGCGGCTCTATCTCGCGGCGGAGACGTCACTTGAGGCTGTGGAAGCGCAGGTCGCGGCGGTTCATCCGGCGTTGCTCATTGTCGATTCGGTGCAGACGGTCTGTGCGGACGGCGTGGACGGCACACCCGGCGGCGTCTCCCAGGTGCGGGAAGTGGCCGCCGCGATGATCCGGCTGGCGAAAAGCCATCAACTGACCGTCGTCCTGATCGGGCACGTCACCAAGGATGGTCTGATCGCCGGTCCCCGGTTGCTGGAACATGCGGTCGACGTCGTCCTTTCTTTCGAGGGTGACCGTACCGGCGGGCTCCGGTTGCTTCGTCCGGCGAAGAACCGGTTCGGGACCTGCGAGGATGTCGGCTGTTTCCGGCTCACCGCCGGCGGCATCGAGGAAATTCCCGATCCCAGCCTCCTTTTCGTGAGCGGTTCGCCGTCCGCCGCACCCGGCGTATGCGCCACGGTCGCGATGGAGGGCACCCGGCCGTTGGTGACGGAAATTCAGGCGCTCGTCGCCCCGTCGGCGCAGGCGGTGCCGCGGCGCTCCACCGCCGGGCTGGACGCCGCTCGGGTGGCGATGACGCTGGCGGTCGTCGAACGGCGGGCGGGCGTCGTGCTGGCCGGTCAGGACGTCTTCGTCGCGACGGTGGGCGGGGCTCGGATTCGGGAACCAGCCGGTGATCTCGCGTTAGTCCTGGCGGTGGCGAGTGCGGCGGCCGATCGACCGCTGCCGCCGGGACTCCTTGCGGTTGGCGAAGTCGGCCTCGCTGGTGAGATTCGGCCCGTGCCGGGATGGGGACGCCGGATCACGGAGGCTGGCCGCCTTGGCTTTCGCTGCGTCGTCGCGCCGGTTGGCGTTGAGGTTCCGCCGGACGGTCCGCAGGTCATCACGGCTCGTGACGTCCGGGAAGCGCTCCGGAGTGTTGCCCGGCTGGGCATTCGATCGGCCGCCGTCGACGCGGCGCTCGCAGGGTAG